Proteins encoded within one genomic window of Rhizobium favelukesii:
- a CDS encoding type II toxin-antitoxin system VapC family toxin, producing MYLLDTDVISEARRGTPQAKSWLRSVDPLTVHLSVLTLGEIMRGIALKQKNDPKSAAHLAEWLRKLRHDHGERILPISDQIAVEWGRIAAIRPRGDIDGLIAATAIVHDLIVVTRNVADFEDTGAIIANPWDPDA from the coding sequence ATGTATCTTCTCGATACCGACGTCATCTCAGAGGCGCGCCGCGGCACGCCTCAGGCCAAATCGTGGCTGCGATCGGTCGATCCTCTAACGGTCCATCTGAGCGTGCTCACGCTGGGCGAAATCATGCGAGGCATCGCCCTTAAGCAGAAGAACGACCCGAAGTCGGCTGCCCATCTCGCAGAGTGGCTACGCAAATTGCGTCACGACCATGGTGAGCGCATTCTACCCATATCAGACCAAATTGCAGTCGAATGGGGTCGCATCGCCGCAATCCGTCCACGTGGCGATATCGACGGTTTGATCGCGGCGACGGCAATCGTTCACGATCTCATCGTTGTCACGCGGAATGTCGCGGACTTCGAGGACACTGGTGCCATCATTGCCAACCCGTGGGATCCAGACGCGTGA
- a CDS encoding NAD-dependent succinate-semialdehyde dehydrogenase: MKTLNDTELFRQTGLIGGTWTGAASGGVVEVIDPATQTILGTVPDMGAAETRAAIEAADAAFTPWKKKTHAERAGLLERWYALMIENLEDLALLLTLEQGKPLDEARGEIRYGAAFVKWFAEEARRIGGHTIPSPTPDRRIVVLKEAVGVCAIVTPWNFPNAMITRKVAPALAAGCTVVIKPSEFTPFSALALGVLAERAGIPAGVVNIVTGMPTAIGNEIMANVTVRKISFTGSTRVGSLLMRGAADSIKRLSLELGGNAPFIVFDDADLDLAVEGAIASKFRNGGQTCVCANRILVQASVYDAFAEKLSARVRAMKVGPGTEPGVAIGPMINEAAITKINCHIDDALAKGAKIAASGRSLPEGRQYTAPIVLTGATTEMLLAKEETFGPVAPLFRFETEDEAIRIANATPFGLAAYFYTESLKRSWHVGEALEFGMVGLNTGAISTEVAPFGGVKQSGLGREGAQCGIEEYLEMKSFHIGGLG; the protein is encoded by the coding sequence ATGAAGACGTTGAACGACACGGAACTGTTCCGGCAAACGGGCCTGATAGGCGGGACGTGGACCGGCGCTGCCTCTGGCGGGGTCGTGGAGGTGATCGACCCGGCGACCCAGACGATCCTCGGTACCGTTCCAGATATGGGGGCTGCCGAAACGCGCGCCGCGATCGAGGCTGCCGATGCAGCCTTCACACCGTGGAAGAAGAAGACCCATGCCGAACGCGCCGGCCTCCTCGAACGCTGGTATGCGTTAATGATCGAAAACCTTGAGGATCTGGCGCTCCTCCTTACGCTGGAACAGGGCAAACCGCTCGACGAAGCGCGCGGTGAGATCCGCTATGGCGCCGCCTTCGTCAAGTGGTTTGCGGAGGAAGCGAGACGCATCGGCGGCCATACCATTCCCTCTCCAACCCCCGACCGCCGTATCGTCGTGCTTAAAGAAGCAGTCGGCGTCTGCGCCATCGTCACGCCCTGGAATTTCCCGAACGCGATGATCACCCGCAAGGTCGCGCCTGCCTTGGCGGCCGGATGCACCGTTGTGATCAAGCCGTCGGAGTTCACGCCGTTTTCCGCGCTGGCACTCGGTGTGCTTGCGGAGCGGGCGGGCATCCCGGCCGGGGTCGTCAACATCGTCACTGGCATGCCCACGGCCATTGGCAACGAGATCATGGCCAATGTGACGGTGCGCAAGATTTCGTTTACGGGCTCGACACGCGTCGGCTCGCTGCTGATGCGCGGTGCAGCCGATAGCATCAAACGGCTTTCACTCGAACTCGGTGGCAACGCCCCGTTCATTGTCTTCGATGATGCCGATCTCGATCTCGCGGTGGAAGGCGCGATCGCCTCCAAGTTCCGCAACGGAGGTCAGACTTGCGTTTGCGCCAACCGCATCCTGGTCCAGGCTAGCGTATACGACGCCTTCGCCGAAAAGCTCAGCGCCCGAGTGAGGGCGATGAAGGTCGGGCCGGGAACCGAGCCAGGTGTGGCAATTGGCCCGATGATCAACGAGGCGGCGATCACCAAGATCAACTGCCATATCGACGATGCGCTTGCGAAAGGCGCTAAGATCGCGGCCAGCGGCAGATCGCTACCGGAGGGCCGGCAATACACCGCCCCCATCGTTCTGACCGGCGCCACAACAGAGATGCTGCTTGCGAAAGAAGAGACCTTTGGCCCTGTCGCGCCGCTGTTTCGCTTCGAAACCGAGGACGAAGCGATCAGGATTGCCAATGCCACGCCCTTCGGTCTGGCCGCCTATTTCTACACCGAGAGCCTCAAGCGCTCCTGGCATGTCGGCGAAGCGCTCGAGTTCGGCATGGTCGGGCTGAACACCGGGGCAATTTCGACCGAGGTTGCCCCCTTCGGCGGCGTGAAACAATCCGGTCTTGGTCGTGAAGGCGCCCAATGCGGCATCGAGGAATATCTCGAAATGAAGAGCTTCCATATCGGCGGACTTGGCTGA
- a CDS encoding haloacid dehalogenase type II, giving the protein MTHFRPKYITFDCYGTLTNFQMAEAARDLYGDQFDEPRIAEFIKNFAAYRLDEVLGDWKPYNEVVHNSLERTCKRNGIKFHDEAARAVYERVPTWGPHPDVPAGLAKIAEEIPLVILSNAMNAQIMSNVEKLGAPFHAVYTAEQAQSYKPRFKGFEYMLDMLGCGPEDILHCSSSFRYDLMSAHDLGIKNKVWVNRGHEPANPYYGYVEIADISGLPGVVGL; this is encoded by the coding sequence ATGACTCACTTCCGGCCGAAATACATCACCTTCGACTGCTATGGCACACTCACCAACTTCCAGATGGCGGAGGCGGCGCGCGATCTTTACGGTGATCAGTTCGACGAGCCGCGCATTGCCGAGTTCATCAAGAACTTTGCCGCCTATCGCCTCGACGAGGTACTGGGCGATTGGAAACCTTATAATGAGGTGGTTCACAACTCGCTTGAGCGGACCTGCAAGCGCAACGGCATAAAGTTCCATGATGAAGCTGCGAGGGCGGTCTACGAGCGCGTCCCGACCTGGGGGCCGCATCCGGACGTTCCGGCAGGCCTTGCCAAGATTGCTGAGGAAATCCCGCTGGTCATCCTCTCCAACGCGATGAACGCGCAAATCATGTCGAATGTCGAAAAGCTCGGGGCGCCGTTTCACGCAGTCTACACAGCGGAGCAGGCGCAGTCCTACAAACCGCGCTTCAAGGGCTTCGAATACATGCTTGATATGCTGGGCTGCGGCCCCGAAGACATTCTCCATTGCTCGTCTTCATTCCGTTACGATCTGATGTCGGCGCATGACCTCGGCATCAAGAACAAGGTCTGGGTCAATCGTGGCCACGAACCGGCGAACCCCTATTACGGCTATGTCGAAATCGCCGATATCTCGGGTCTTCCGGGCGTCGTCGGGCTCTGA
- a CDS encoding type II toxin-antitoxin system Phd/YefM family antitoxin, which translates to MEWQLQDAKNQFSKVVQKARDEGPQVVTVRGQRAAVVLSAREYDALRAGRPTLVDDLLSGPAWDDALSEVVSDRSRTPSREVAF; encoded by the coding sequence ATGGAATGGCAGTTACAGGACGCTAAGAACCAATTTTCAAAAGTCGTTCAGAAAGCTCGGGACGAGGGGCCACAAGTGGTAACCGTACGCGGCCAACGCGCGGCCGTCGTGCTGTCGGCCCGCGAATACGACGCCTTGCGCGCCGGCCGGCCGACCCTGGTTGACGATCTGCTGTCGGGACCTGCTTGGGATGACGCCCTCTCAGAGGTGGTGAGCGATCGCTCTAGGACACCAAGCCGAGAAGTCGCCTTCTGA
- a CDS encoding NAD(P)/FAD-dependent oxidoreductase, which produces MKFQSYWHDTAPAFEGGMQGPVEGHYDVAIVGGGFTGLAAARQLAKAGAKVVVLEAERVGWGASGRNGGHLNNGLAHSFIAAKAELGKERAIALYKALDASIDTIEAIVVKEGIDCNFRRAGKLKLASKPQHFDAIARNFEAVHKEVDPETALLSANDLESEVGSPFHGAMLSKKSAMMHMGRYVVGLASAAARHGATIFEKAAVTAHQSGNGRHSLATVRGTVTADHVLVATGAYTPPVFGYFRRRIVSVGSFLIATRPLTDAEIAVTMPGNRTCVTSMNIGNYFRLSPDNRLIFGGRARFSATSDQRSDAKSGDILRNSLLEIFPQLSGVEIDYCWGGLVDMTKDRYPRAGYVDGVWYAMGYSGHGAQLSTHLGMIMADAILGKADRNPVKGLDWPAVPGHFGKPWFLPLVGLYYKTLDRFQ; this is translated from the coding sequence ATGAAGTTCCAATCCTACTGGCACGATACGGCCCCCGCTTTTGAAGGCGGTATGCAAGGTCCTGTCGAAGGACACTACGACGTCGCCATTGTCGGTGGCGGCTTCACTGGCCTTGCCGCGGCGCGCCAGCTGGCAAAGGCCGGCGCAAAGGTTGTCGTGCTGGAGGCAGAGCGGGTCGGCTGGGGTGCTTCGGGACGCAATGGCGGCCATCTCAACAACGGCCTTGCCCACAGCTTCATTGCCGCCAAGGCCGAACTCGGCAAGGAGCGAGCCATCGCGCTCTACAAAGCGCTCGACGCTTCGATCGATACCATCGAGGCAATCGTCGTAAAGGAGGGGATCGACTGCAATTTCCGTCGCGCGGGAAAGCTGAAGCTCGCGTCCAAGCCGCAGCATTTCGATGCGATCGCCCGCAATTTCGAGGCAGTTCACAAAGAGGTGGACCCGGAGACGGCGCTTCTTAGTGCAAATGATCTTGAAAGCGAGGTCGGCTCGCCCTTCCATGGTGCCATGCTGTCGAAAAAGAGCGCCATGATGCATATGGGACGCTATGTCGTCGGCCTTGCCAGTGCTGCCGCGCGCCATGGCGCCACCATCTTCGAGAAGGCGGCAGTGACCGCGCACCAAAGTGGCAACGGTCGCCATAGCCTCGCGACTGTACGGGGCACCGTTACCGCAGACCACGTGCTGGTCGCGACAGGCGCCTATACGCCGCCAGTGTTCGGCTATTTCCGACGTCGGATTGTTTCCGTCGGCAGCTTTCTCATTGCAACGCGTCCACTGACGGATGCAGAAATTGCGGTGACGATGCCGGGCAACCGCACCTGTGTCACCTCGATGAACATCGGCAACTACTTTCGGCTGTCGCCAGACAACCGGCTTATATTCGGAGGCCGCGCCCGGTTTTCGGCAACGTCCGATCAGCGCTCGGATGCAAAGAGTGGCGACATTCTCCGCAATAGCCTGCTTGAAATCTTCCCACAGCTTTCAGGGGTAGAGATCGACTATTGCTGGGGTGGGCTCGTCGATATGACCAAGGACCGCTATCCGCGCGCCGGCTATGTCGATGGCGTCTGGTACGCCATGGGCTATTCCGGCCATGGGGCGCAGCTGTCCACCCATCTCGGCATGATCATGGCCGACGCCATTCTCGGCAAGGCTGACCGTAACCCGGTCAAGGGCCTCGACTGGCCGGCCGTTCCTGGCCATTTCGGCAAGCCCTGGTTCCTGCCGCTGGTCGGATTGTACTACAAGACGCTCGACCGGTTTCAATAA